One Labrus mixtus chromosome 12, fLabMix1.1, whole genome shotgun sequence DNA segment encodes these proteins:
- the LOC132985026 gene encoding heme transporter FLVCR1-like, with product MDSSNSSCARILLSLYKASFHNREFASRTASSPDTSSESLRALTSRFPGARFTKVKMPQNNTLKDNHANPDLTGEEWPRSKASKNLAPGLASLQWSPGPLGRAISIGSRLDAETLHSDRTELLSKTETKLYHRRWLMLFLFSAVSASNAFMWLQYGIISNIFMRFYNIDSLAIDWLSMIYLLTYIPLILPVLWLLENRGIRDVVLVGAAFNCIGAWIKIGSAGPELFQVTFFGQFICSVATVFVLGIPSYLASVWFGEKEVSTACSIGVLGNQVCQNIQTITILFSSSSALKSH from the coding sequence ATGGACTCCAGTAACTCCAGTTGTGCTCGCATTCTGCTGTCTTTGTACAAAGCATCTTTTCACAACAGGGAGTTTGCAAGCAGGACGGCaagctctccggacacaagctCTGAAAGTTTAAGAGCCCTCACCTCTCGCTTCCCGGGGGCCCGCTTCACGAAGGTTAAAATGCCACAAAACAATACTTTGAAAGACAACCATGCAAATCCTGACCTCACTGGTGAAGAATGGCCTCGGTCCAAGGCTTCAAAGAATCTCGCTCCAGGCCTTGCTTCACTGCAGTGGAGTCCAGGACCTTTGGGCAGAGCCATCTCCATTGGTTCACGGTTAGATGCTGAGACTTTACACTCTGACCGAACAGAGCTGCTTTCAAAGACTGAGACCAAACTTTACCACCGTCGATGGCTCATGCTTTTTCTCTTCAGTGCTGTCTCAGCAAGCAATGCCTTCATGTGGCTTCAGTACGGCATTATTAGCAACATATTCATGCGATTTTACAACATTGATTCTCTGGCAATTGACTGGTTGTCCATGATCTACCTCCTCACTTACATCCCGCTCATCTTGCCTGTCCTCTGGCTTCTGGAAAACAGGGGGATCCGGGATGTGGTCCTTGTTGGGGCAGCGTTTAACTGCATTGGTGCTTGGATAAAAATTGGTAGTGCTGGTCCAGAGCTTTTCCAAGTCACCTTCTTTGGCCAGTTTATTTGCTCAGTAGCCACCGTGTTTGTCCTCGGTATTCCCTCTTACCTTGCCTCAGTGTGGTTTGGTGAAAAAGAGGTTTCCACTGCTTGCTCCATCGGAGTTCTGGGGAACCAGGTTTGtcaaaacatccaaacaataaccattttattttcttcttcctctgcattAAAGTCCCACTAA